GCTTCCttgctctctcttacacacacacatatacccaaaACACATTTAATGCTACAATATGCTGCCAGATGTGCTGCTAACTGAGCGTTGGTGCTGCTAACTGACCATTGGTTATTGGTGCTAATTATGGTCTGTCTCTGCTCCACTCTCCCTCACTGGGTTTCCTAAGTGATGAGTCCATCACTGTTGTTTTCCCTGATTTTAGAATTCAAgtataaattaatatatattaattaaattaataaaattaatgaaattaataaataaattcataAGGCCAACATTGCAGGATGTATAATAGCAAACAGAAGCATGGCCCCCTTTAGAAACAAGGGATATCAGATGAAAAGAAATGACGTGCTGTATTATAGAAGTATACATATCCACAGCACATCCACATACATATCCACAGCACTTTAATGTGGATGTGGTTTTAACCTAAATTGCAGTCTTACCTGATCTATAAGTCCTGTACTGGTCTTACCTcagtttctctcctctctttcacagGAGGCGGAGGCTGCCGCTAAGAAAGGACTGCAgtagtctctttctttctttctctctctatcccggCGCCTTTTCACTCCTATCTCTCTATCCACCCACCGCGCTGTCGCTGATGTTTCTGGTACTGCAGCTCAGCCCAGGAGAACCTCTCCACTCCAACCTGCATCTACAAACAGATCCTGaacaagaaaaagaaatcaCATAGGCTTAGCATCTGCCCCAGTTTGAGCAGGCCTACATTCCTCCGTAACAATCCTCTGTGCTGTTGTTTCTGTCACTAAACATGAATGCCTTCTAACGTTGTTCACACGTGTTATTGTTTGTCTGTAGAGTAGAAACGCAGGTAATAGGGCTAACGGATAGTATCATGTAGCTTTTATTAGCGATTCGGTTTTCTTTTGTCCACCACCGTCCATGATTGTCAGAATAACTAccaataatgaatgtgtgttttggtgAGCTTATTCAGTCAGACAACAATATGTGGTCAGACTTCCAGACTAGTAAAATCATGTGTATGTCCTGTTACCTGTGACACATTGTATTAAGGATACAAGACCTAGTGCCTCTATCAAAACAATGCGCAATCCGTTGAATATTTGTAgcattcaaataaaaaaataataaaaaagagtgAAAATTAACCCTTTGCTTGTAATAACACCTGGGACTGGTCCATACCTAAGCATTTAGTAGAAGTCAAAGGGCTACTATGACAATGATATGTAACAGTCTCTCCAGTTTGACCAGGTCCTGGTCACATTGGAGCCGACTGCGGTAGTCTTAATTGTGCTTTTTGTACGAATATTTTTGTGTATATCACTATGTGTCTATTTTGCTTCTGTTATTTGTACTCTCTTTGTTAATTGTGCACAATTTTCTACTTGATGGGGAAATAGAAGAAAGAATGATAAAATACAACGAAGATGAAGAACATgccaaaaaaatgaatgaatatgtTATGAAAGGGAGCAGAGAAATAAAACATGGTATTGTGATCTGAGTGTTATGTCTCTTGTCTTGTATTGCTGACTTTCCATTGAGGAGCCGAACTAGCAGGCCCTGTTCGACAATGTCATCCTACATATTTTGGGAACCACTGCTGCCATCCTTGCTTCTGGTATTAATGGTTTTTGTGGTAATCTCTCTCTTGTCAAGTTAAATCTGGGAACAGTAAATTATGTTTTTAGTAGATAACTTTTCCCAGAATTGTCACCATTTACACACAGATGTAAGGCATGAACTATCCGACCAAATGTTCTGAGTGGAAAAAAGTATTATTGTCTCGGCATTAAGGGGAATACCTGAAGTATTCATGGGTGTTTTATATAGTGTAAAAAGGATAGTCATACTTCCTGATATACAGTATTTCTCAATAATAGTTCTCAAACTATTCAATGTAGATCTTGTACACAGTTTGTAGAGTGTATGAATATTAGGAACATTTCCATTCATATTGTTTCAGTTCAGTTAAGTTACAAGGAATGTGATGGAGGATTGTCTTgtttatttgtaaataaaagTAACATGTTTAGTCCATGGCAGATGCTTAAATGTCATTCTGATTCTACATTACAACTTGAACTTTCGTTTAAGTTGAAATGCCTCCCACAGCTCTGGCtgtgctcacttcctgttttcaGAATGGAGAAAGAGGACCTTCTGGTGCTGGGGGAATCTCTGTTCCGTCCAAGCATGGTTAAGACATGGATTAAGAGACCAAAAGCAACCAAGATCTGACAGTCAACAATGGTGTGATATTCATCTTGTTACCTTATCAACAACAGGTAAGATGGTCTGCTGGTATGTGTTTTATTACAGGCAACCTAATGAGTCAAGATACAGTCAATTATTATTGAGCTTTACGCAATAACATGCTGCTTTCTGAGTCAAGAATGTATTCTTAATAAGTTAGACCAGATGCTATGACATTGCATAATATCCACCACATTATTACATAACCCAAACGGCTGATCATGAAAAGATAGAGTACATGCCATTATGTTGCAATAATATTAAAGCAAACAGATTTTATAGCCCATTTTACTGTTATCCACACAGATTCTTCAACATTTTACACCATCTCTGCTTGCACCTCCTCTGTGAGTTTATTTGGACGTGCCAATGCTTGCAGAGGGTTTCTTGAGAGTCCTGTGCTATAAAGACAGCACAGAGTCTGGCCCAGATGCTCATGGCTTTTCTTCTACTCAATCTATTCACTTTGAGTGGCCAGGTGGACATCAGAGACACAAACAAGCGCAGAGAGGTGAGAGCCAATGATTTTACTGGACATGTTTTCTTTCAAGTTTGATCTAACATTATACGGAGTCAACACATCCCGGGGAGACATGAGAGTGTTTTTTGGCCCACAAAGGTTgttttgtgattttgtttttgatggtaaatatGCTTGGCTTTTAATTGGCCGCTgtgggaaatcccctacctatagcacaaggAATTTAACACCTATCCTGTATCCTATATCTGAAATAGGTCAAAAAGGATCAATAATGATATATATGGTTTTGGTTTGCTTTAAGTCACAGTATTTTCAATGTTGTCTTCCAATAAAGCTGTTGCTCTGAAAGAGGAAGTGGAGCAGGTGGATTTTGAGCTGGGTACAGTCCAAAGCATGGGTGGTGGTGCTGTATCCATCCCGAAACCCACAATCTTCCGCTCCAGCCCTGAACCTTACCCCAGATGTACACCCCAGGGGCCACTGCAGCCCACGAGTCTCTATACCCAGTTCTGCTCCAGTCTGCCCCAAAGGGGCCAACAGCAGACGAACAATGATTTCAGAGAGCAGGATGACTACAGACCTGGTGAGGATGCCCCTGCGCTTCCCCTGATAGACCCCATAAGGCGGAGGTTGGAGGCAGTTGCACCGGACCACGGTTACCTTGCAATGGACAGCAGCATCACTCTCCAGGGTGGTGAGCCTTTGACCAACTCCATGCTGAACGGCTACCTGGAGAGCAAGCTGACGGAGGTGTACAGTCAGTATCTTCAGGAGAGGCTGGTACGGCCAGGCACATCCCCTAGATGGAGCCTCCTGGCGCCACTGCCTCCGGGATATGTAGTTCAGCAGCTCAGTCACCAGGTGGCGCTGGAGCAGGGCCTGGAGGTGGATGAGGCTCGTAGCCTAGTGCTCAGCTACATGCACACCCAGGGAGGGGACAGTAGGGCTGTCAGCTCCCATTTCAGCTCCCCGGTCCTACGGATCTCAGAGCTGGAGAAGTGACCCATGCAAGACCTACACATGCCTTGATAATCTCATGTCAAATCACAGAATCTTCTCTGTCATTACTATCATTTGGTCATCTGCCTCATTCCTGTCTCTCTGATCTGGAGCAAGTTGTGGACTACTGTGTTGAATGCATTTAACCTTATATTGACATAATTTCAGTGTtagtataataaataatataaaacaaaaagaaagataTTTACATTTCTTTCAATATATTTTCTTCACTATGTTTACATTTAAGGAAGCCATTTTAGTGCCTATTACAATGATATAGCGGTGGGTACAGTAACAGTAAAGTTCAGTCCCGACGCCTTGATGGGCGCTAGCACCCATACATAGTGTTTCAGCTTGGTGTAGGAGCGTTTCAGCTTGCCACTCATAGATTCCATTTGAGGATAAAATGCTATATTAGAATGTGTCGCCAAGAATTTTAATGAGGAATTAACAGTATTATCTCAAAATCCCATAACTAACACAGTATAATTTTTGAGTCACCTGTTCATCTAGTAAATTAAAGGGAAGTTCTGGAGTTAAACAACCTGGGGT
The Alosa alosa isolate M-15738 ecotype Scorff River chromosome 21, AALO_Geno_1.1, whole genome shotgun sequence genome window above contains:
- the LOC125286644 gene encoding uncharacterized protein LOC125286644, which translates into the protein MLAEGFLRVLCYKDSTESGPDAHGFSSTQSIHFEWPGGHQRHKQAQRAVALKEEVEQVDFELGTVQSMGGGAVSIPKPTIFRSSPEPYPRCTPQGPLQPTSLYTQFCSSLPQRGQQQTNNDFREQDDYRPGEDAPALPLIDPIRRRLEAVAPDHGYLAMDSSITLQGGEPLTNSMLNGYLESKLTEVYSQYLQERLVRPGTSPRWSLLAPLPPGYVVQQLSHQVALEQGLEVDEARSLVLSYMHTQGGDSRAVSSHFSSPVLRISELEK